In Candidatus Pelagibacter sp. HIMB1321, a single genomic region encodes these proteins:
- a CDS encoding NADH-ubiquinone oxidoreductase-F iron-sulfur binding region domain-containing protein, with protein MSKNISNLSGRIGLKDNLFQKISENSLSKSPKDIKEIAKEYNLGVSTLHGAESFYEFLRPSHREKKAFVCNGSACMCAGTQDKLKETLKSKLGDDKVGEMFCLGHCYENKAFHYDGENYAGNDIEKIDQIIKGEKIDQDKYFSKSFASTSFLMDDKLSTIEKFKDQLGIILKKDKKEIIQSLLDSNLTGRGGAGFPTGMKWDFCSKAPGDKKYVICNADEGDSGAFSDRYLLEDQPLKVIFGMVVCGYVIGSNEGVLYIRGEYPKSIEAINGCINLLKEEGLLGENILGTNFKFDLNICIGQGAYICGEETALIASIEGRRAEVDVRPPFPVTEGLYKKPTVVNNVETLAAASGILLNGAEKFAAIGNKKSAGTKLVCLDSFFNNPGIYEIEMGTPMKKIFEEIGGGYKEPVKAFQIGGPLGGVVPLSEIENLNLDFQEFTAKGFMLGHASVVSIPKDFPMTEYIHHLFEFSAEESCGKCFPGRLGSYRGKEMFDQFKSKTAKIPLKLLNELLVTMQKGCLCALCGAIPTPIMNILKYFGDEMKNDMVKDN; from the coding sequence GTGTCAAAAAACATAAGTAACTTATCTGGAAGAATTGGTCTTAAAGACAATCTTTTCCAAAAAATTTCTGAAAATTCTCTAAGTAAATCACCTAAAGACATTAAAGAAATAGCTAAAGAATACAATTTAGGGGTTTCAACCCTTCATGGTGCAGAGAGTTTTTACGAATTTCTAAGACCTTCTCATCGAGAGAAAAAAGCTTTTGTTTGTAATGGGAGTGCGTGCATGTGTGCTGGTACTCAAGACAAATTAAAGGAAACTTTAAAATCAAAATTAGGTGATGATAAAGTTGGAGAAATGTTTTGTCTTGGACATTGCTATGAAAATAAAGCGTTTCATTACGATGGTGAAAATTATGCTGGTAATGATATTGAGAAAATTGATCAGATCATAAAGGGTGAAAAGATAGATCAAGATAAATATTTTTCAAAAAGTTTTGCTTCAACGAGTTTTTTAATGGATGATAAATTATCAACGATTGAAAAGTTTAAAGATCAATTAGGTATTATTTTAAAAAAAGATAAAAAAGAAATAATTCAAAGTTTATTAGATTCTAATTTAACAGGTAGAGGTGGTGCAGGATTTCCAACAGGAATGAAATGGGATTTTTGTAGTAAAGCTCCTGGAGATAAAAAATATGTAATTTGTAATGCAGATGAAGGAGACAGTGGTGCTTTTTCTGATCGTTATTTATTAGAAGACCAACCATTAAAAGTTATTTTTGGAATGGTCGTCTGTGGTTATGTCATTGGAAGTAATGAGGGAGTTTTATATATTAGAGGTGAATATCCAAAATCAATTGAAGCAATAAATGGATGTATCAATTTACTAAAAGAAGAAGGATTGCTTGGAGAAAATATTTTAGGAACTAATTTCAAATTTGATTTAAATATTTGTATTGGTCAAGGTGCTTATATCTGTGGTGAGGAAACTGCTCTTATTGCATCGATTGAAGGAAGAAGAGCTGAAGTAGATGTAAGACCTCCATTTCCAGTTACTGAAGGATTATATAAAAAGCCAACCGTTGTAAATAATGTAGAAACATTAGCAGCAGCTTCTGGAATACTTTTAAATGGTGCAGAAAAATTTGCTGCAATAGGTAATAAAAAATCTGCTGGAACAAAATTAGTTTGTCTAGACAGTTTTTTTAATAATCCTGGTATTTATGAAATTGAAATGGGCACACCGATGAAAAAAATATTTGAAGAAATTGGTGGAGGTTACAAAGAGCCTGTTAAAGCTTTTCAAATCGGAGGTCCACTTGGAGGTGTTGTTCCATTAAGTGAAATAGAAAATTTAAATTTAGATTTCCAAGAGTTCACTGCTAAAGGATTTATGTTAGGTCATGCAAGTGTTGTAAGTATTCCAAAAGATTTTCCAATGACTGAATACATTCATCATTTATTTGAATTTAGTGCTGAAGAGTCTTGTGGAAAATGTTTTCCAGGTAGACTTGGATCTTACCGAGGTAAAGAGATGTTCGATCAATTCAAAAGTAAAACAGCTAAAATCCCTCTTAAACTTTTAAATGAGTTATTGGTTACAATGCAAAAAGGCTGTTTATGTGCACTTTGTGGAGCGATCCCTACGCCAATAATGAACATTCTTAAATACTTTGGTGACGAAATGAAAAATGATATGGTTAAAGACAATTAA